The following proteins come from a genomic window of Crateriforma spongiae:
- a CDS encoding OB-fold-containig protein, which translates to MPTIPDRPFIPAVFRISMSESIIQFLERLFVGPVWPASVMVGVMLIYAVVVALGLLDFDFGLGADIDPDGMEMDAGDIDLGDADASMETEIPAADGAWQSAADGGTVSGLGAMTVRWLNLGKIPLVIWCSVFTSLFWAVSYAMWYSYDQDHFAPALIPTLLLTTRNVVMATLATKVLTDRLGFLSRRGPTYEAARLIGKTCRVSTSEVSPTFGQGEFTTDAAPLLLNIRTTEGTVPRDGIVRIIDFDSDRRIYTVTAADANAAQD; encoded by the coding sequence ATGCCCACGATCCCAGACCGCCCCTTCATCCCCGCCGTTTTTCGAATTTCCATGTCCGAATCGATCATCCAATTCCTGGAACGACTGTTCGTCGGACCGGTCTGGCCGGCATCGGTCATGGTCGGCGTGATGCTGATCTATGCCGTTGTCGTTGCGCTCGGCCTGCTGGACTTTGATTTCGGACTGGGTGCCGACATCGATCCGGATGGAATGGAAATGGACGCCGGCGACATTGATCTCGGTGACGCCGACGCTTCGATGGAAACGGAGATTCCCGCCGCTGATGGCGCCTGGCAATCCGCCGCCGATGGTGGCACGGTCAGCGGTTTGGGTGCGATGACGGTCCGTTGGCTGAACCTGGGCAAAATCCCTTTGGTGATTTGGTGTTCGGTGTTCACGTCATTGTTTTGGGCCGTCAGTTACGCGATGTGGTACAGCTATGACCAAGACCATTTCGCACCGGCGCTGATCCCGACACTGTTGCTGACGACCCGCAACGTGGTCATGGCAACACTGGCGACCAAGGTTCTGACCGATCGACTTGGTTTTCTGTCGCGGCGCGGTCCGACGTACGAAGCCGCTCGATTGATCGGCAAGACGTGTCGCGTTTCCACCAGTGAAGTTTCGCCGACCTTTGGCCAAGGCGAATTCACAACCGACGCGGCGCCGTTGCTGTTGAACATCCGCACGACCGAAGGCACGGTCCCACGTGACGGCATCGTGCGGATTATTGATTTTGATTCCGACCGTCGCATCTACACCGTCACGGCCGCCGATGCAAACGCGGCCCAAGATTAA
- a CDS encoding sodium:solute symporter family transporter, with translation MRPAILPCAIVLFFVLAGAGDPSVCAEDTIRLDWQEMPSVPDELGFAGPFVGIHNDALIVAGGANFPKPVWEQSKVWHDRVFVLTQAGLNDGWKEVGRLPRPIAYGAAVSTQMGVVCMGGSDSQTTYDDVFLLRWDPDTEAIDVTSFPKLPQPCAYSTATVIDDVIYLAGGQSGQSLDTAMANFWSLDLSHRSSGDGWRWTQHQVWPGPGRAFNLTVRQHNGYNDCVYVISGRRQDGDPNDPEDIEFLRDVWEYNPSTGHWRQRADAPRCVMAGTGIGVGQSHVMVLGGATGELFFQADELKDDHPGFIRQALAYHTITDTWVPAGETPINQVTTTAVRWGDAIVVPSGEIRPRVRTPRVFRVSVGRSTVRFGAVNYIVLFGYLALMVGIGLYFARKNKSTEDYFRGGKQIPWWAAGCSIFATMLSSLTFTGIPSKSFAQDWVYAIGNLMIPVVAVIAVYIAMPFFRGIDATSAYEYLEKRFSRSVRLFGSASFTLFHLFRMAVVMSLTGLALSVATPLTPTQSVLLMGVLSIVYCTMGGIEAVIWTDTIQTVVLLGGAMLAVVLLIAGVDGGVSGFWSVTTEADKFKLANFHWDITSSQVALWVVVVGAFAQNISSYTADQAVVQRYMTTADTRLAARSIWTNAVLTIPATILFFGIGTALFAFYQSHPQKLDPTITTDQVFPLFIAREMPVGFAGLIVAGIFAAAQSTVSTSMNSTATAVVTDFMRPRQFCRSEAGYLAAARWCTFLIGVVGTLLAMVFVDPEIKSLFDTFLRVIGVFMGVLGGLFVLGALTRRANAIGAMIGALVGATVMFCLWKFTQVNGFLYTATGITSCVVVGMLSSLVFQRPVQDLTGLTIYTMTEPVDAQPLSRAEELG, from the coding sequence ATGCGTCCCGCAATACTGCCCTGTGCCATCGTCCTGTTTTTCGTGCTTGCCGGCGCGGGCGATCCGAGCGTGTGTGCGGAAGACACGATCAGGCTTGATTGGCAAGAAATGCCATCAGTGCCGGACGAGCTAGGATTCGCCGGTCCGTTCGTCGGAATTCATAATGATGCCTTGATTGTGGCCGGCGGTGCAAATTTTCCAAAACCGGTTTGGGAACAATCCAAGGTTTGGCACGATCGCGTCTTTGTGCTGACGCAAGCTGGTCTGAATGATGGCTGGAAAGAGGTCGGCAGACTGCCTCGGCCGATCGCATATGGTGCTGCGGTTTCGACGCAGATGGGCGTCGTTTGCATGGGCGGAAGTGACTCGCAGACCACTTATGACGACGTGTTTCTTTTGCGCTGGGACCCGGACACCGAAGCGATCGACGTCACATCGTTCCCAAAACTTCCCCAGCCGTGTGCGTATTCTACAGCGACGGTTATTGACGATGTGATCTATTTGGCCGGTGGCCAAAGCGGTCAATCGCTGGACACGGCGATGGCAAATTTTTGGTCATTGGATTTGTCCCACAGGTCAAGCGGCGACGGCTGGCGATGGACCCAGCACCAAGTTTGGCCGGGGCCTGGACGAGCATTCAATCTGACCGTCCGGCAACACAACGGCTACAACGATTGCGTTTATGTCATCAGCGGACGCCGGCAGGATGGCGATCCGAACGATCCGGAGGATATTGAGTTCTTGCGGGATGTGTGGGAATACAACCCGTCGACCGGTCACTGGCGTCAGCGTGCAGATGCACCACGATGTGTGATGGCGGGAACTGGCATTGGTGTGGGCCAAAGTCATGTCATGGTCTTGGGCGGTGCGACCGGGGAGTTGTTCTTTCAGGCGGATGAACTGAAAGATGATCATCCCGGATTTATCCGACAGGCTCTGGCGTATCACACGATCACTGATACGTGGGTCCCTGCCGGTGAAACACCAATCAATCAAGTCACGACGACAGCGGTCAGGTGGGGTGACGCGATTGTCGTACCTAGTGGCGAAATTCGCCCGCGTGTTCGTACGCCGCGTGTTTTTCGTGTCAGCGTTGGTCGATCGACTGTTCGTTTTGGGGCCGTCAACTACATCGTGCTGTTCGGGTACCTGGCATTAATGGTGGGAATCGGTCTGTATTTCGCACGAAAAAACAAAAGCACCGAAGACTATTTTCGTGGCGGAAAACAGATTCCGTGGTGGGCCGCCGGATGCAGTATTTTTGCAACAATGTTGAGTTCGCTGACCTTTACAGGAATTCCATCCAAGTCGTTTGCGCAAGACTGGGTGTACGCCATTGGTAACTTGATGATTCCTGTCGTGGCGGTCATTGCCGTCTACATTGCGATGCCGTTCTTTCGAGGTATCGATGCGACCAGCGCATATGAATACTTGGAGAAGCGATTCAGTCGCTCCGTAAGATTATTCGGAAGCGCCAGCTTCACCCTGTTCCATTTGTTTCGCATGGCTGTTGTCATGTCTTTGACCGGGTTGGCCTTGTCGGTGGCCACACCGCTGACACCCACACAATCGGTATTGCTGATGGGTGTTTTAAGCATTGTTTATTGCACAATGGGCGGCATCGAAGCGGTGATCTGGACAGATACGATTCAAACGGTCGTCTTGTTGGGTGGCGCAATGTTGGCTGTGGTGCTGCTGATCGCTGGTGTGGACGGTGGCGTGTCCGGGTTTTGGTCCGTCACCACGGAAGCGGACAAATTCAAGCTTGCCAATTTTCACTGGGACATCACGAGCAGCCAAGTTGCTTTGTGGGTGGTTGTTGTGGGGGCCTTTGCCCAGAACATTTCGTCCTACACCGCGGATCAGGCCGTGGTCCAGCGTTACATGACCACCGCGGATACGCGATTGGCGGCGCGTTCGATTTGGACCAATGCGGTTCTGACGATTCCCGCGACGATTTTGTTTTTCGGTATCGGAACCGCGTTGTTCGCTTTCTATCAATCGCATCCGCAAAAGCTGGATCCTACGATCACGACGGACCAAGTGTTTCCACTGTTTATCGCTCGCGAGATGCCCGTTGGTTTTGCCGGACTGATTGTGGCGGGTATTTTTGCTGCGGCTCAGTCTACGGTTTCAACCAGCATGAATTCCACGGCAACCGCGGTCGTGACCGATTTCATGCGTCCGAGGCAATTTTGCCGATCGGAGGCCGGGTATCTGGCCGCGGCAAGATGGTGCACCTTTTTGATCGGCGTCGTCGGTACGCTGCTTGCGATGGTGTTTGTGGACCCAGAGATCAAATCACTCTTTGACACATTTCTGCGTGTCATCGGTGTTTTTATGGGAGTGCTGGGCGGACTGTTTGTCCTTGGCGCGTTGACGCGGCGAGCCAATGCAATCGGTGCGATGATCGGTGCCCTGGTCGGTGCCACGGTGATGTTTTGCCTGTGGAAATTTACGCAGGTTAACGGATTTCTCTATACGGCAACGGGGATCACATCCTGTGTCGTGGTCGGGATGCTTAGCAGTCTGGTCTTTCAGCGGCCGGTTCAAGATTTGACCGGCTTGACCATCTACACCATGACTGAACCAGTCGACGCGCAACCGTTGTCCCGGGCGGAGGAATTGGGCTAG
- a CDS encoding DNA repair ATPase, translating into MTDTQLAAGTYEVLRQRIRDAAKDLRDRLRRLNDSRSEVFGNIETKLVTTERVTTTHNCVPRDLISVGDRFLFGYNVQFGLKLETEIGDVFSAYRFDDHQFHTESLDLIGDDRFHSDFAELYRFYKGTTFARFFRDGPLLHMVFRVGKTPRDIKSFKWRIDDDRLVYVDNRSEHEVRDPAQHEFRWTRTTRDQHVYGKHPHISLDDRVFVETVGGDLTIKIEDNTESGEGILAEPVENPDQTLDDAEVYYAVVGNLILIRIKPYQENTFRHFVFNGKLGQAMRLDEIEHACVMLPSDQGLIFPGGYYLQTGQFKRFDHGLIDMRFQRTVASPNGEDFLYLFYNPESGTYIQLRYNLINQTVDTPLVCHGQTFFQRGEMVCFTGNDQPQKHHAIQVWQTPFTGPDFIAEHQSDSLLFKIGNQEIVRGMSECSEVLQLIDKDDSYEGLYVDIAKKTGDILDSYFWIDKAETQGLNQPLIQIRQAANTAIEEFEKVVRAKNETESATKRVAKAIDELLKTVDRSRFESIDDFVDVLSQLRRQRAAALGLKDLRYVDESRVQSLETSVVEKAERISRRCVDFLLGNDALAPYTQRVSEIDATIQQTETVAAAKEIQERIDQTAEHLEMLTETVSNLKIDDTTKRTTIVDNIGDVLASVNRVRSTLKARIQDLQSVEGRAEFASQMKLLAQSTAGYLDICDTPAKCDQYLTKVMLQLEELEGRFAEFDDFIPQLATRREEIYAAFESRKVALVEKQNRRAQSLATAADRILQSIKSRIDTIETPEEIAAYFAGDLMVQKVRDIVDSLDDLNDAVRAEDLRGRLKSAREDAVRQLKDRRELYEDGGEVIRLGDKRFAVNTQPLDLTTVLRDGQMCLHLTGTQYFDPLHDAALEDARDLWDQELISENRDVYRGEYLAYDLFRSISSGTLPTELDADDPEALPQWTTWVQKQMAGRFEEGYAKGVHDHDAAIVLTTLLAMDRQLGLLRHSPTVRAASLLWLKKLTDTATQKSFSDWVGGYGRLAKAYPNATPARQFHQQLCDAITAQFDEFSSLFDSTLTPHRMADYLFDQLTTSVRKSTISRDAADLYTQFQTAGKMPTTGKTASVSATQAFVLARNWADAHIDSLSDSDRQKASAHRNELALLIQWGGADSFKTATAETAQTLSGIVGSHPRISGGKLSLDYHEFTDRMSHYVRSVVPSFQRLHESKNRIVEQSRDSMRLDEFKPRVLTSFVRNRLLDEVYLPLIGDNLAKQIGAAGAGKRTDRMGLLLLISPPGYGKTTLMEYIANRLGIVFMKINGPAIGHGVTSLDPAEAPNAAAREEVQRLNLALEMGDNVMLYLDDIQHTNPELLQKFISLCDATRKIEGVRDGKTRTYDLRGRRVAVVMAGNPYTESGERFQIPDMLSNRADVYNLGEIIGESSDAFEMSYLENCLTSNPTLAPLSTAPPSDARAIIAAAQRDSMEGIELETKISPDQLNDMYEVIRKLLRVRDVVLKVNRTYIQSAAQADAYRTEPPFKLQGSYRNMNRIAEKVAPVMNDRELQSLIVSSYEQDAQTLTTDNEANMLKFRELLGVLTPEQKERWDGIKYAFVESVRMSGLDDSDTTGQLLRQLASMRDGLESIRAVISRAVAVGDEDQQRRMDQRVESIRDGLVTSGAQLSESLNATTQRLEQIAQQQAASPPDQKVLVQHKVPRVLAELVKGQFHLMQEWLRPILQNQIESGTDLQQLQQQLDRMVQTYQDVEKAFEEGKTQEGS; encoded by the coding sequence ATGACCGACACCCAGCTGGCCGCCGGGACGTACGAAGTCCTGCGTCAACGCATCCGCGATGCCGCCAAGGACCTGCGTGACCGACTGCGTCGTTTGAACGATTCACGCAGCGAAGTCTTTGGCAACATCGAAACGAAATTGGTGACGACCGAACGCGTCACCACCACACACAATTGTGTCCCGCGTGATCTGATCAGCGTCGGCGACCGCTTTTTGTTCGGGTACAACGTCCAGTTCGGCCTGAAACTGGAAACCGAAATCGGCGACGTGTTTTCCGCCTATCGATTCGATGACCACCAGTTCCACACCGAATCGCTGGACTTGATCGGCGACGATCGATTCCACAGCGACTTTGCCGAACTGTATCGATTCTATAAAGGCACGACCTTCGCCCGCTTTTTTCGTGACGGGCCATTGCTGCACATGGTCTTTCGCGTCGGCAAAACGCCGCGAGATATCAAATCGTTCAAATGGCGGATCGACGATGACCGCTTGGTCTATGTCGACAACCGCAGCGAACACGAAGTCCGTGACCCCGCGCAGCACGAATTCCGATGGACGCGGACCACCCGCGACCAACACGTCTACGGAAAACATCCGCACATCAGTCTGGATGATCGGGTGTTCGTCGAAACGGTCGGTGGCGACCTGACGATCAAGATTGAAGACAACACCGAAAGCGGCGAAGGCATTCTGGCCGAACCGGTCGAAAATCCGGATCAAACCCTGGACGACGCCGAGGTCTATTACGCGGTCGTCGGCAACCTGATTCTGATCCGAATCAAACCCTACCAAGAAAACACGTTCCGCCATTTTGTGTTCAACGGAAAATTGGGCCAGGCGATGCGTCTGGACGAAATCGAACACGCTTGTGTGATGTTGCCCAGCGACCAGGGGCTGATTTTCCCCGGCGGTTATTATCTGCAGACGGGTCAATTCAAACGCTTCGATCACGGCTTGATCGACATGCGTTTCCAGCGCACCGTCGCATCACCCAACGGCGAAGACTTTCTGTACTTGTTCTACAACCCGGAAAGCGGCACCTACATCCAGCTTCGCTACAACCTGATCAACCAAACCGTGGACACGCCGTTGGTCTGCCATGGCCAGACGTTTTTCCAGCGTGGCGAAATGGTCTGCTTCACCGGGAACGACCAGCCGCAAAAACACCACGCGATCCAGGTCTGGCAGACTCCGTTTACCGGCCCCGACTTCATCGCCGAACACCAAAGCGATTCGCTACTGTTCAAAATCGGCAACCAAGAAATCGTTCGGGGCATGTCCGAATGCAGCGAAGTGCTGCAACTGATCGACAAAGACGACAGCTATGAAGGTCTGTACGTCGACATTGCCAAGAAGACTGGCGACATCCTGGATTCGTATTTTTGGATCGATAAAGCGGAAACACAGGGACTGAATCAGCCGCTGATTCAAATCCGCCAAGCGGCCAACACGGCGATCGAAGAATTCGAAAAGGTCGTCCGCGCAAAAAACGAAACGGAATCTGCGACCAAACGTGTTGCCAAAGCGATCGACGAACTGCTGAAAACGGTTGACCGCAGTCGTTTCGAATCGATCGATGATTTCGTCGACGTCCTGTCGCAACTGCGACGTCAACGGGCCGCCGCATTGGGCCTGAAAGACTTGCGATACGTCGACGAATCTCGGGTGCAATCACTGGAAACCTCTGTCGTCGAAAAAGCCGAACGGATCAGCCGACGTTGTGTCGATTTTCTTTTGGGCAACGACGCACTGGCCCCCTACACGCAACGCGTTTCAGAGATCGATGCGACGATCCAGCAAACGGAAACCGTAGCAGCCGCAAAAGAGATCCAGGAACGCATCGACCAAACGGCCGAACACCTGGAAATGCTGACCGAAACCGTCAGCAATCTCAAAATCGACGACACCACCAAACGCACGACCATCGTCGACAACATCGGCGACGTGCTGGCGTCGGTCAATCGCGTCCGCAGTACGCTAAAGGCCCGAATCCAGGACCTTCAATCGGTCGAGGGTCGTGCGGAATTTGCGTCACAGATGAAGTTGCTGGCCCAAAGCACGGCCGGATACCTGGACATCTGCGACACGCCCGCCAAGTGTGACCAGTACCTGACCAAGGTCATGTTGCAACTGGAGGAACTGGAAGGCCGGTTTGCGGAATTCGACGACTTCATTCCACAATTGGCGACTCGGCGGGAAGAGATCTACGCGGCGTTTGAAAGCCGCAAGGTCGCGCTGGTCGAAAAGCAAAACCGGCGGGCACAATCGCTGGCGACTGCGGCGGACCGGATCCTGCAAAGCATCAAGTCGCGCATCGATACGATCGAGACTCCCGAGGAAATCGCCGCATACTTTGCCGGCGATCTGATGGTCCAAAAGGTCCGCGACATCGTCGATTCGCTGGATGACTTGAACGATGCCGTCCGCGCCGAAGACCTCCGTGGACGACTGAAATCGGCTCGCGAAGACGCCGTTCGGCAATTGAAGGATCGTCGCGAGTTGTACGAGGACGGCGGCGAAGTCATCCGTCTGGGCGACAAGCGTTTTGCCGTCAATACCCAACCGCTGGACCTGACCACCGTCTTACGTGACGGTCAAATGTGCCTTCACTTGACCGGCACCCAGTACTTTGATCCCCTGCATGATGCGGCGTTGGAAGATGCCCGCGATCTTTGGGATCAAGAATTGATCAGCGAAAACCGCGATGTCTATCGTGGCGAATACCTGGCGTACGACCTGTTTCGTTCCATCAGCAGCGGAACGCTTCCAACCGAACTTGATGCGGACGATCCCGAGGCATTGCCGCAATGGACCACCTGGGTCCAAAAACAGATGGCGGGCCGTTTCGAAGAAGGTTACGCAAAAGGTGTGCACGATCATGATGCGGCGATCGTGCTGACCACGCTGCTTGCGATGGATCGGCAACTGGGGTTGCTGCGTCATTCGCCAACGGTCCGTGCGGCGTCACTACTGTGGCTGAAGAAGCTAACCGACACCGCCACACAGAAATCGTTTTCTGATTGGGTGGGCGGCTACGGCCGACTTGCCAAGGCGTATCCAAATGCCACACCGGCGCGTCAATTTCACCAGCAATTGTGTGACGCAATCACCGCACAATTTGATGAATTTTCGTCCCTGTTTGATTCGACTTTGACACCGCATCGGATGGCCGATTACCTGTTCGACCAACTGACGACCTCGGTCCGCAAGTCGACGATCAGCCGTGACGCGGCGGACTTGTACACGCAGTTCCAAACCGCAGGAAAAATGCCGACCACTGGAAAAACAGCCAGTGTTTCGGCGACACAAGCCTTTGTTCTCGCCCGCAACTGGGCGGACGCCCATATCGATTCACTTTCCGATTCCGATCGTCAAAAAGCCAGCGCGCACCGCAATGAACTGGCCTTGTTGATCCAGTGGGGTGGTGCGGATTCGTTCAAAACCGCCACCGCAGAGACGGCCCAAACGCTTTCCGGAATCGTCGGCAGCCATCCGCGAATCAGCGGCGGAAAGCTGTCGTTGGACTATCACGAATTCACCGATCGAATGAGTCATTACGTCCGTTCGGTCGTTCCGAGTTTTCAGCGGCTACACGAATCGAAAAACCGGATCGTCGAACAGTCGCGTGACTCCATGCGTTTGGATGAATTCAAACCAAGGGTCTTGACCAGTTTTGTCCGTAACCGGTTGCTGGACGAAGTCTATCTGCCGCTGATCGGTGACAACTTGGCCAAACAAATCGGCGCTGCGGGTGCCGGCAAACGCACCGATCGCATGGGGCTGTTGCTATTGATCTCGCCACCGGGGTACGGCAAGACGACCTTGATGGAATACATCGCCAATCGCTTGGGGATCGTCTTCATGAAGATCAACGGCCCGGCGATCGGCCACGGTGTCACTTCGCTGGATCCCGCCGAAGCCCCCAACGCCGCCGCCAGAGAAGAAGTCCAGCGATTGAATTTAGCCCTGGAAATGGGTGACAACGTGATGCTGTACCTGGACGACATTCAGCACACCAATCCGGAACTACTGCAGAAGTTCATCTCCTTGTGCGATGCCACGCGGAAGATCGAAGGTGTCCGCGACGGCAAGACACGCACCTATGATTTGCGCGGTCGTCGTGTCGCGGTTGTCATGGCGGGCAACCCCTACACCGAATCGGGCGAACGGTTCCAGATCCCCGACATGCTTTCCAACCGTGCGGACGTATACAACTTGGGCGAAATTATCGGTGAATCTTCCGACGCATTCGAAATGTCGTATCTGGAAAACTGTTTGACCAGCAATCCGACTTTGGCACCACTATCGACAGCGCCACCATCGGACGCCCGCGCCATCATCGCGGCGGCTCAGCGCGATTCGATGGAAGGGATCGAACTGGAAACCAAGATCAGCCCCGACCAGCTGAACGACATGTACGAAGTCATTCGCAAACTGTTGCGTGTGCGTGACGTCGTCCTGAAAGTCAACCGAACCTACATCCAAAGTGCCGCCCAAGCGGACGCCTATCGAACCGAACCACCTTTCAAACTGCAAGGCAGCTATCGAAACATGAACCGGATCGCCGAAAAGGTCGCGCCGGTGATGAACGATCGCGAATTGCAGTCACTGATCGTCAGCAGTTACGAACAAGATGCCCAGACGCTGACCACGGATAACGAAGCGAACATGCTGAAGTTCCGCGAACTGTTGGGCGTTCTGACGCCAGAACAGAAAGAACGTTGGGACGGCATCAAATACGCCTTCGTCGAAAGCGTCCGCATGTCGGGCCTGGACGACAGCGACACGACCGGGCAATTGCTGCGACAACTGGCATCAATGCGCGACGGCTTGGAATCGATCCGCGCCGTGATCAGTCGTGCCGTCGCGGTCGGTGATGAAGACCAACAACGCCGCATGGACCAACGTGTCGAATCGATCCGAGACGGACTGGTCACTTCGGGAGCTCAGCTTTCCGAATCGCTCAACGCGACGACACAGCGTTTGGAACAAATCGCCCAACAGCAAGCCGCTTCGCCGCCGGACCAGAAGGTACTGGTCCAGCACAAGGTTCCCCGCGTACTGGCCGAATTGGTCAAAGGCCAATTTCATCTGATGCAAGAATGGCTGCGGCCGATCCTGCAGAACCAGATCGAAAGCGGCACCGATTTGCAACAACTGCAACAACAGTTGGATCGAATGGTGCAGACCTACCAGGACGTTGAAAAGGCGTTCGAGGAAGGCAAAACCCAAGAGGGCTCCTAG
- a CDS encoding flotillin family protein, which yields MLAQLITNSAAADAAIILIGFLAISIFIAAAIFKKCYIKVGPDTALVRSGSGGLKVATGDGMFVVPLLHQHEFMDLTLKSFEIHRQGSEGLICRDNIRADIKVAFFVRVDKTPEEMKEVAQSIGAKRCAQIDTLRELFDAKFSEALKTVGKQFDFVDLYDQRDKFKEEILKVIGTDLNGYRLDDAAIDYLEQTPIELLSPNNILDAEGIKKITELTADEKVKENQFTRDKEKTLKKQDVEAEETILELERQRVEAVEKQQREIAEITARENAAAAKVEEEQRLEAERARIATEEEIGIATENKERQVLVAQRNKEKTDAVELERVTRDRDLEATERMRLVGVADVEKEKAIEVEKRNIQEVIRERVAVERAVVEEQERIKDTEEHAAADRLKRVEVTAAEMAAEQELIRQTKLAQAERDASELLAEKIRIEAEAKRDAAAKDAEGAKMLAEGETATAAAAGLAEAKVQEAKAVAIEKEGLAEAKVMSETYHAEATGITEKAEAMKLLDGVGKDHEEFKLNLEKTKQVEIAAIDAQRGIAESQAGVVADALKAARIDIVGGDGEFFDQITTAVKGGKAIDRFVYNSKVATDIKDTFFDGNAEYFRDQLSELISQFNLDTDGVKDLSIAALIAKMMGMASTDDVRSQLTSLLSMAGTANIADQKAGRMLSKS from the coding sequence ATGCTTGCGCAATTGATCACCAACAGCGCTGCCGCCGATGCCGCGATCATCTTGATCGGCTTTCTGGCAATCAGCATTTTCATCGCCGCGGCGATCTTCAAAAAGTGTTACATCAAGGTCGGTCCCGATACCGCCCTGGTTCGCAGTGGTTCCGGCGGCCTGAAAGTGGCCACCGGCGACGGCATGTTCGTCGTCCCGCTGCTGCACCAACACGAATTCATGGACCTGACGCTGAAGTCATTCGAGATTCATCGTCAGGGCAGCGAAGGCTTGATCTGTAGAGACAACATCCGTGCCGACATCAAAGTCGCGTTCTTCGTGCGTGTCGATAAAACACCGGAAGAAATGAAGGAGGTGGCCCAGTCGATCGGTGCGAAACGCTGTGCGCAAATCGACACGCTGCGTGAATTGTTTGATGCGAAGTTCAGCGAAGCCCTGAAGACCGTCGGCAAGCAGTTCGACTTCGTCGACTTGTACGACCAACGGGACAAGTTCAAAGAAGAAATTTTGAAAGTCATCGGAACCGACTTGAACGGTTACCGGCTGGACGACGCCGCGATCGATTATCTGGAACAAACGCCGATCGAATTGCTTTCGCCCAACAACATTCTGGACGCCGAAGGCATCAAAAAGATCACCGAATTGACCGCCGATGAAAAGGTCAAGGAAAACCAGTTCACCCGCGACAAAGAAAAGACGCTGAAGAAGCAAGACGTCGAGGCGGAAGAAACCATTCTGGAACTGGAACGACAACGCGTCGAAGCGGTCGAGAAACAACAGCGTGAAATCGCCGAAATCACCGCTCGCGAAAACGCCGCAGCCGCCAAAGTCGAAGAAGAACAACGTTTAGAAGCCGAACGTGCCCGCATCGCGACCGAAGAAGAAATCGGCATCGCGACCGAAAACAAAGAACGGCAGGTCTTGGTCGCCCAGCGGAACAAAGAAAAAACCGATGCGGTGGAACTGGAACGTGTCACCCGTGACCGTGACTTGGAAGCCACCGAACGGATGCGTTTGGTCGGCGTCGCTGATGTCGAGAAAGAAAAAGCGATCGAAGTCGAAAAGCGAAACATCCAAGAAGTGATCCGCGAACGCGTCGCCGTCGAACGTGCGGTCGTCGAAGAACAGGAACGCATCAAGGACACCGAAGAACACGCCGCCGCCGATCGTCTGAAACGCGTCGAAGTCACCGCTGCGGAAATGGCCGCCGAACAAGAATTGATTCGCCAAACCAAACTGGCCCAGGCCGAACGTGACGCCAGTGAACTGTTGGCTGAAAAGATCCGCATCGAAGCAGAAGCCAAACGCGACGCGGCAGCCAAGGACGCCGAAGGTGCGAAGATGCTGGCCGAAGGCGAAACAGCAACCGCCGCGGCCGCCGGACTGGCCGAAGCCAAGGTACAAGAAGCCAAAGCCGTCGCGATCGAAAAGGAAGGTTTGGCCGAAGCCAAGGTCATGAGCGAAACCTATCACGCCGAAGCCACCGGCATCACCGAAAAGGCCGAAGCCATGAAATTGCTGGACGGCGTCGGCAAGGACCACGAAGAATTCAAACTGAACTTGGAAAAGACCAAGCAAGTCGAAATCGCTGCGATCGATGCACAACGCGGCATCGCCGAAAGCCAAGCCGGTGTAGTCGCCGACGCGCTGAAGGCGGCACGCATCGATATCGTCGGTGGCGACGGCGAGTTCTTCGATCAGATCACAACTGCGGTCAAGGGCGGCAAAGCCATCGACCGGTTCGTCTACAACAGCAAAGTTGCGACCGATATCAAAGACACCTTCTTTGACGGCAACGCCGAATACTTCCGTGACCAACTTTCCGAATTGATCAGCCAATTCAACCTGGACACCGATGGCGTCAAAGACCTGTCGATCGCCGCCCTGATCGCCAAAATGATGGGCATGGCGTCGACCGATGATGTCCGCAGCCAGTTGACCAGTCTGCTGTCGATGGCGGGAACCGCCAACATCGCGGATCAAAAAGCCGGCCGAATGCTGTCGAAATCTTGA